One Yoonia sp. BS5-3 genomic window carries:
- a CDS encoding DUF374 domain-containing protein has translation MSLRRRIEKSKFLAGWLAALAGVYLAFCQRSTKWKVEGLDDLKTALAEGPILLVMWHERSIMGALHWPVDTAPLSSLYASSPIGRISGALQRRVGLQPMEMARKKSNRAASRMILKRVREGVSIGMTGDGPLGPALQVQDAPLDWARTTGMPVFCYAFGTTRGRRLNSWDQMLVPRLFGRGAYVFRQLDAKVARKMSDDALEALREDLRGTLDEVVQRADQLAQARA, from the coding sequence ATGTCTCTTCGCCGCCGGATCGAAAAATCAAAGTTCCTCGCCGGGTGGCTGGCGGCACTTGCGGGGGTTTATCTGGCCTTTTGTCAGCGCAGCACAAAATGGAAAGTCGAGGGACTGGACGATCTAAAAACCGCATTAGCCGAAGGCCCCATTCTGCTGGTGATGTGGCATGAAAGATCGATCATGGGCGCCTTGCATTGGCCCGTCGATACCGCGCCGCTATCTAGTCTTTATGCCAGCTCGCCCATCGGGCGGATTTCGGGCGCGCTGCAACGGCGGGTTGGTCTGCAACCGATGGAAATGGCCCGCAAAAAGTCAAACCGAGCCGCATCACGGATGATTCTAAAGCGCGTCCGCGAGGGGGTCAGCATTGGCATGACAGGTGACGGCCCGCTTGGCCCGGCATTGCAGGTGCAGGACGCGCCGCTTGATTGGGCGCGAACAACGGGTATGCCAGTGTTTTGCTATGCTTTCGGCACAACACGCGGGCGGCGTTTGAATTCATGGGACCAAATGCTGGTGCCGCGGCTCTTTGGGCGTGGGGCTTATGTGTTTCGCCAGTTGGACGCAAAGGTAGCCCGCAAGATGTCGGATGACGCGTTAGAGGCGCTGCGCGAAGATCTCAGAGGCACGTTGGACGAGGTGGTTCAGCGCGCAGACCAGCTGGCACAAGCGCGCGCCTAA
- a CDS encoding CatB-related O-acetyltransferase — protein sequence MRSTNDHYLFDNEFEKETWIMPFPSPDTLHPVTLPDGTVHKGNVFLKAAITHPNWEIGVYSYANDFDPPENPAGWASRLAPYLFPMAKDRLIIGKFCQIAHDVRFITDGANHARTGFSTFPFAIHDPDRFADYPATLPAGRDIRLGHDVWIGTGARILAGAEIGNGVIIGAGAVVSGKVPDYAIVAGNRAQILRMRFDPETIARLNETAWWNWPIEHILQNEDAIVGRDIARLIGPTGSA from the coding sequence TTGCGTTCGACAAACGATCACTATCTGTTCGACAACGAATTCGAAAAAGAGACCTGGATCATGCCATTCCCATCACCAGACACGCTACACCCGGTCACCCTGCCGGACGGGACCGTTCACAAGGGCAATGTCTTCTTAAAGGCCGCGATCACCCATCCCAATTGGGAGATTGGCGTTTATAGCTATGCTAATGATTTCGACCCGCCAGAGAACCCTGCGGGTTGGGCCAGCAGGTTGGCGCCCTATTTGTTTCCCATGGCCAAGGACCGTCTGATCATCGGTAAATTCTGCCAGATCGCCCATGATGTGCGCTTTATTACCGATGGGGCGAACCATGCGCGCACGGGGTTTTCCACCTTTCCCTTTGCGATCCATGATCCCGACCGCTTTGCCGATTACCCCGCCACCTTGCCTGCGGGGCGCGATATTCGCCTGGGCCATGATGTCTGGATCGGCACCGGCGCGCGCATTCTTGCGGGCGCTGAGATTGGTAATGGGGTGATCATCGGGGCGGGTGCGGTTGTCAGCGGCAAAGTACCCGACTACGCCATTGTGGCAGGCAACCGGGCCCAAATCCTGCGGATGCGGTTTGACCCGGAAACCATCGCCAGGCTGAATGAGACGGCGTGGTGGAATTGGCCGATTGAGCATATTTTGCAGAATGAAGACGCCATCGTCGGCAGGGATATAGCGCGTTTGATCGGGCCGACAGGCAGCGCTTAG
- a CDS encoding DUF4274 domain-containing protein → MLDSIILVVGVAVGILIILPFLKRAEMRRNTVDPKRVVEELQRLSEKEIRQDSQASSYESPQPILKRSEVLAKRRNRQSFGTSEDEHALLHRWLEEGKIEISDNDFLGWLSKQAPDTWHAIVINWNWDYGSAPLLWIVSQPECDLGTAFHIFFIEASNWMTNLTWEELDYPSYQESWKTCKTIVDRWEQNDFGSAELMLRGYEQAQSYRKMEQNALEAGKQLAWVVPEYVYEYQGVRQHRSDFTWADGTLMHSFEYWKQQQQL, encoded by the coding sequence TTGCTTGATAGCATCATTTTGGTAGTTGGGGTGGCTGTTGGAATACTGATTATCTTGCCTTTCTTAAAACGAGCAGAAATGCGACGTAATACGGTCGATCCGAAGCGTGTCGTGGAAGAGCTGCAACGATTGAGTGAAAAAGAAATCCGTCAGGATAGCCAAGCGTCTTCATACGAAAGCCCTCAACCAATCCTCAAACGTTCGGAAGTCCTCGCCAAACGAAGGAACCGGCAATCGTTTGGTACGTCCGAGGACGAACATGCGCTTCTCCACCGCTGGCTCGAAGAAGGCAAAATTGAAATATCGGACAACGATTTTTTGGGGTGGTTGTCTAAACAGGCGCCAGATACATGGCATGCGATAGTTATCAATTGGAATTGGGACTACGGGTCTGCACCACTGCTATGGATCGTCTCGCAACCAGAATGTGATCTCGGAACCGCATTCCATATCTTCTTTATTGAGGCTTCAAATTGGATGACCAATTTAACTTGGGAGGAGTTGGACTATCCTTCTTACCAAGAAAGCTGGAAGACCTGCAAAACAATCGTAGATAGATGGGAACAGAACGATTTTGGGTCTGCTGAATTAATGCTCCGCGGTTACGAACAGGCTCAGAGTTATCGTAAGATGGAGCAAAACGCATTGGAGGCTGGCAAGCAGCTGGCTTGGGTGGTTCCTGAGTACGTATACGAGTATCAAGGCGTCCGGCAGCACCGCTCGGACTTCACGTGGGCCGATGGAACCCTCATGCATAGCTTTGAGTATTGGAAGCAACAGCAACAGCTCTGA
- the tuf gene encoding elongation factor Tu: MAKEKFERNKPHVNIGTIGHVDHGKTTLTAAITKQFGEFQAYDEIDGAPEEKARGITISTAHVEYETETRHYAHVDCPGHADYVKNMITGAAQMDGAILVVNAADGPMPQTREHILLGRQVGIPHMVVFMNKVDQVDDEELLELVEMEIRELLSSYEYPGDDIPIVAGSALAALEDRDDNIGKEKIAELMAAVDEYIPTPARAVDQPFLMPVEDVFSISGRGTVVTGRVERGVINVGDEIEIVGIKDTQKTTCTGVEMFRKLLDSGEAGDNIGALLRGIDRDAVERGQVLCKPGSVQPHTKFEAEVYILTKEEGGRHTPFFANYRPQFYFRTTDVTGTCVLPEGTEMVMPGDNLKLSAELIAPIAMEDGLRFAIREGGRTVGSGVVSKIIE, from the coding sequence ATGGCTAAGGAAAAGTTTGAACGTAACAAGCCGCACGTGAACATCGGTACGATTGGTCACGTTGACCACGGCAAGACGACACTGACGGCGGCGATCACGAAGCAGTTTGGTGAATTCCAGGCCTATGACGAAATCGACGGCGCGCCTGAAGAAAAAGCCCGCGGCATCACCATCTCAACCGCGCACGTGGAATATGAGACCGAGACCCGTCACTATGCCCACGTTGACTGCCCCGGCCACGCCGACTACGTCAAGAACATGATCACCGGTGCGGCGCAGATGGACGGCGCGATCCTGGTTGTGAACGCAGCTGACGGCCCGATGCCGCAAACACGTGAGCACATCTTGCTGGGCCGCCAGGTTGGCATCCCGCATATGGTTGTCTTCATGAACAAAGTTGACCAGGTCGACGATGAAGAGCTGCTCGAGCTGGTTGAAATGGAAATCCGCGAGCTGCTGAGCTCTTACGAGTATCCAGGCGACGATATTCCAATCGTTGCAGGCTCGGCTCTGGCCGCTTTGGAAGACCGCGATGACAACATCGGTAAAGAGAAAATCGCCGAGCTGATGGCCGCTGTGGATGAATATATCCCAACACCAGCCCGTGCGGTTGACCAGCCGTTCCTGATGCCTGTTGAGGACGTGTTCTCGATCTCTGGCCGCGGGACAGTTGTGACCGGCCGTGTTGAGCGCGGTGTGATCAATGTTGGTGACGAGATCGAAATCGTTGGCATCAAAGACACCCAGAAAACCACCTGCACAGGTGTTGAAATGTTCCGCAAGCTGCTGGACAGCGGCGAAGCTGGCGACAACATCGGCGCCCTGCTGCGCGGGATCGACCGTGACGCGGTTGAGCGTGGTCAGGTTCTGTGTAAGCCGGGTTCTGTGCAGCCGCACACCAAGTTCGAGGCCGAGGTCTACATCCTGACCAAGGAAGAAGGCGGCCGCCACACGCCGTTCTTTGCGAACTACCGTCCACAGTTCTACTTCCGGACCACTGACGTGACCGGCACATGTGTGCTGCCCGAAGGGACCGAGATGGTGATGCCTGGTGACAACCTGAAACTGTCTGCTGAGCTGATCGCGCCAATCGCGATGGAAGACGGTTTGCGCTTCGCGATCCGCGAGGGTGGCCGGACCGTTGGTTCGGGCGTTGTCTCCAAAATCATCGAGTAA
- a CDS encoding YciI family protein produces MQYMCLIYSAEGSGPQPGTDEFGPFMKAYGDYTAQMRESGALVHADALQPVATATTVTVRNGQTITTDGPFAETKEQLGGYYLLECENLDDAIAKAARIPTATYGRIEIRPIIVWDD; encoded by the coding sequence ATGCAATATATGTGCCTTATCTATTCCGCCGAAGGTTCTGGTCCGCAGCCCGGAACCGATGAATTTGGCCCATTCATGAAGGCCTATGGCGACTACACAGCGCAAATGCGCGAGAGCGGCGCATTGGTCCATGCCGATGCATTGCAACCTGTCGCGACGGCAACCACCGTCACAGTGCGCAACGGTCAAACCATCACCACAGACGGCCCCTTTGCCGAAACCAAGGAACAGCTTGGCGGTTATTATCTGCTTGAATGCGAAAATCTGGATGATGCAATCGCCAAAGCGGCCAGAATCCCAACCGCCACATATGGACGAATTGAGATACGCCCGATCATCGTCTGGGATGACTAA
- a CDS encoding RNA polymerase sigma factor, translated as MLPPLQSETLIERTLREEWGRILSALTKSLGDLQLAEDCLQDAITRAVEVWPEKGLPDAPAAWLISTARRRAIDRFRRDARWAARVPELSYLADLEAQAEGPDPEAIPDKRLEMIFTCCHPALEQKTQVALTLRTLGGLTTEDIATAFLDKPQTMAQRLTRAKRKIAAAGIPYEIPDRDKLPERLTTVLAVIYLIFNAGYSTPSPLAGEAIRLGRIMHQLMPDQAEVAGLLALMLLHDARRLARSGPAGEFIPLDSQNRNRWDRAKITEGDALLQATLPRGQVGPYQLQAAISALHAKSPSWDATDWPQIAALYGLLYQMQPSVVVRVNQAMAVSYAQSVAAGLAMLDGLSDDPQLASYQPYHAARADLCTRASDLPAARTSYRTAIRLTTEDSNRRFLEEKLKNIS; from the coding sequence ATGCTGCCCCCGCTACAATCCGAAACTCTGATTGAACGCACTCTGCGTGAAGAGTGGGGGCGCATCCTTTCGGCCCTGACCAAATCCTTGGGCGATCTGCAATTGGCCGAGGACTGCCTGCAAGACGCGATCACCCGCGCGGTTGAGGTTTGGCCGGAAAAGGGTCTGCCGGACGCCCCTGCCGCCTGGCTGATCAGCACCGCTCGCAGGCGCGCCATCGACCGCTTTCGCCGCGATGCCCGCTGGGCGGCCCGTGTGCCCGAACTGTCCTATCTTGCCGATCTTGAAGCCCAGGCAGAAGGTCCAGACCCGGAAGCCATCCCAGACAAACGCCTTGAGATGATTTTTACCTGCTGCCACCCGGCGCTTGAACAAAAGACCCAAGTGGCGCTGACCCTGCGCACGCTTGGCGGGCTAACAACCGAGGATATCGCAACGGCCTTTCTGGATAAGCCCCAAACCATGGCCCAGCGCCTAACGCGCGCCAAACGTAAGATCGCAGCTGCCGGTATCCCCTATGAAATCCCCGATCGGGACAAACTGCCCGAGCGCCTGACGACCGTACTGGCGGTTATCTATCTGATTTTCAACGCAGGCTATTCTACGCCTTCCCCCTTGGCGGGTGAGGCGATCCGGCTTGGCCGGATCATGCATCAGTTAATGCCAGATCAGGCCGAGGTCGCAGGACTTTTGGCGCTGATGCTGCTGCATGATGCAAGACGTCTGGCGCGCAGCGGACCAGCGGGGGAATTTATCCCGCTCGATTCACAAAACCGCAACAGATGGGATCGCGCGAAAATCACCGAGGGCGATGCACTGTTGCAAGCGACCCTGCCGCGCGGGCAGGTCGGCCCCTATCAATTGCAGGCGGCCATCAGCGCCCTTCACGCAAAAAGCCCGTCATGGGATGCAACCGACTGGCCGCAAATCGCCGCACTTTATGGGCTGCTTTATCAGATGCAGCCCTCAGTCGTGGTACGGGTCAATCAGGCGATGGCCGTCTCATACGCGCAATCTGTTGCGGCAGGGCTGGCAATGCTGGATGGGCTGTCGGATGATCCGCAACTGGCCAGCTATCAGCCCTATCACGCCGCGCGGGCCGATCTTTGCACGCGCGCAAGTGATCTGCCTGCCGCCCGTACCAGCTATCGCACGGCAATCAGGCTGACCACCGAAGACAGCAACCGGCGGTTTTTGGAAGAGAAGCTCAAAAACATTTCCTGA
- a CDS encoding VOC family protein, with translation MKLGAFSISLNVKDIAASKAFYGKLGFEPFGGDEAQGWLMLRNGETVIGLFGGFLKGNTLTFNPGWDQNAQNLDNFDDVRAIQKRLKADGIEFISEADENSEGPASFMVIDPDGNPILVDQHR, from the coding sequence ATGAAACTCGGAGCATTTTCGATCAGTTTGAACGTCAAGGACATCGCAGCCTCCAAGGCGTTTTATGGCAAGTTGGGGTTTGAACCCTTTGGCGGCGACGAAGCGCAAGGCTGGTTGATGCTACGCAATGGCGAGACAGTGATTGGCCTGTTTGGCGGGTTCCTGAAGGGCAACACGCTGACATTCAATCCCGGTTGGGATCAGAACGCGCAGAACCTTGATAACTTCGATGATGTGCGCGCCATCCAAAAACGGCTGAAAGCCGATGGCATAGAATTCATCAGCGAGGCGGATGAAAACAGCGAAGGGCCAGCCAGCTTTATGGTGATCGACCCCGATGGGAACCCGATCCTGGTAGATCAGCATCGCTGA
- a CDS encoding PhoX family phosphatase, protein MNDRDTSHLSWDEWDELQRPAPENIDFDRVVDEALTRRGFLSGVVAFGSGAAVMGTGLLSGSSAQAQATSRFGFTPIPIATDSTIHVPDGYTWYPVAKWGEPLFSDAEPLDQATGVSVASADRVFGENTDGMEAFVVDGRQVIAVNHEYVNPGINLPHQDGEVINADDVLTLQNMQGVTVMEVAEGDNGWGIVVDSDLNRRITQNTPMAITGPAAGHPLLQTAADPAGTTVLGTMNNCGAGKTPWGTYLTCEENFNGYFGSTDADFAAPDGYARYGIGAESRYNYEKFDARFDTSANPNEPHRFGYIVEIDPADPSSTPIKHTALGRFKHENAAAVLAPDGRVVVYMGDDERGEFMYKYVSNGVYTPGGPTSELLDDGQLYAAKFNTDATGEWVALTPESTGMEAAEIAIFTRMAASAVGATTMDRPEWVAVNPVAVEGYCALTNNSRRGPDFANAGGDPAVAVPNSPNPRDANRYGQIVRWWPADDDHAATTFTWDLYVMAGNPTVHDDLNKGSANVNAGNLFNSPDGMMFDSTGLLWIQTDGDDSNEEGFAGMGNNQMLAGDPVTGQIERFLTGPNGSEVTGLTWSADKRTMFVGIQHPDAPFPDGEGLLARSSIVAVKRDDNQPVG, encoded by the coding sequence ATGAATGACCGCGACACCAGCCATTTATCTTGGGATGAATGGGACGAACTGCAGCGCCCCGCCCCCGAAAATATCGACTTTGACCGCGTCGTTGACGAAGCGCTCACGCGGCGCGGTTTTCTCTCTGGCGTTGTGGCGTTCGGGTCAGGTGCAGCCGTGATGGGCACCGGTCTTTTGTCCGGATCATCCGCGCAAGCCCAGGCGACCAGCCGTTTCGGATTTACCCCGATCCCGATAGCCACTGACAGCACAATTCACGTGCCTGATGGCTACACGTGGTATCCTGTTGCAAAATGGGGTGAGCCGCTCTTTTCCGATGCCGAACCGCTTGATCAGGCGACCGGCGTCAGCGTTGCCAGCGCGGACCGGGTCTTTGGCGAAAATACCGATGGGATGGAAGCCTTTGTCGTCGATGGTCGCCAGGTGATTGCCGTCAATCATGAATACGTGAACCCGGGGATCAACCTGCCACATCAGGACGGCGAAGTCATAAATGCAGATGACGTTCTAACACTGCAAAATATGCAAGGCGTGACAGTGATGGAAGTTGCCGAAGGCGACAACGGTTGGGGGATCGTGGTTGATAGCGATCTGAACCGCCGCATCACACAAAACACCCCGATGGCCATTACAGGCCCAGCGGCAGGCCATCCACTGCTACAAACCGCAGCTGATCCAGCTGGTACAACTGTTTTGGGCACCATGAACAATTGCGGCGCGGGTAAAACGCCCTGGGGGACTTATCTGACATGTGAAGAAAACTTTAACGGCTACTTTGGGTCGACCGATGCAGATTTTGCTGCGCCGGACGGCTATGCCCGATACGGCATCGGCGCTGAAAGCCGTTACAATTACGAAAAATTTGATGCGCGGTTTGACACCTCTGCAAACCCAAATGAGCCTCATCGCTTTGGCTATATTGTGGAAATTGACCCGGCCGATCCCAGCTCAACCCCGATCAAGCACACAGCATTGGGCCGCTTTAAGCATGAAAATGCCGCCGCTGTTCTGGCCCCCGACGGCCGTGTCGTGGTCTATATGGGCGATGATGAACGGGGCGAATTTATGTATAAATACGTCTCAAACGGCGTTTATACACCCGGTGGCCCCACATCTGAACTGTTGGATGATGGCCAGCTTTATGCAGCCAAGTTTAACACTGACGCCACCGGTGAATGGGTTGCCTTAACGCCCGAAAGCACCGGGATGGAAGCCGCCGAGATCGCGATTTTCACACGTATGGCCGCGTCAGCCGTTGGCGCGACGACCATGGACCGGCCAGAGTGGGTCGCGGTGAACCCGGTCGCGGTCGAAGGTTATTGCGCATTGACGAATAATTCGCGGCGCGGGCCTGATTTCGCCAATGCAGGCGGTGACCCGGCGGTTGCCGTGCCCAATTCGCCCAACCCGCGTGATGCCAATCGCTATGGGCAGATCGTACGCTGGTGGCCTGCAGATGATGATCACGCAGCCACAACATTCACATGGGATCTGTATGTGATGGCTGGCAATCCGACCGTCCATGATGACCTGAACAAGGGCTCTGCAAATGTGAATGCAGGCAACCTGTTCAATTCGCCAGATGGCATGATGTTTGACAGCACAGGTTTGCTGTGGATCCAGACTGATGGGGATGACAGCAATGAAGAAGGCTTTGCTGGCATGGGGAACAACCAGATGCTGGCAGGTGATCCCGTGACCGGACAGATTGAGCGGTTCCTGACAGGGCCAAACGGGTCTGAGGTGACTGGTCTGACCTGGTCTGCCGACAAACGCACCATGTTCGTTGGCATCCAGCACCCCGATGCCCCATTCCCCGATGGTGAAGGCCTGTTGGCCCGTTCATCGATTGTGGCGGTCAAGCGCGATGACAATCAGCCGGTGGGTTGA
- a CDS encoding DNA topoisomerase IV subunit A: MSDKSDTDLGPNDVTEPLRVAIGDRYLTYALSTIMHRALPDARDGLKPVHRRILYAMSRLRLSPTGGFLKSAKISGDTMGDFHPHGDAAIYDAMARLAQDFNVRYPLVDGQGNFGNIDGDNPAASRYTEARMTSAAEALLEGLNENAVDFRDNYDGRLEEPSVLPATFPNLLANGSSGIAVGMATNIPPHNLHELIEACLHLIKTPDARDDTLLNYIPGPDFPTGGVIVEPRDNIAEAYRTGRGAFRLRAKWEVEDLGRGQWQIVVTEIPYQVQKSKLIEKLAEVIQTKKVPLLADVRDESADDIRVILEPRAKTVDPGVMMGMLFKNSDLETRFSLNMNVLIDGVTPKVCSLKEVLRAFLDHRRDVLIRRSQYRLEKIDHRLEVLEGFIIAFLNLDRVIDIIRYDEDPKAALMIEDWAIGHTRATSEADYRSPLGDDPEVSLTEVQAEAILNMRLRSLRKLEELELIAERDALMEERAEIEDLLDSSDLQWARIAEQLRETRKIFGREAPGGVRRTEFAEATEVIDVPLEAMIEREPITVVCSKMGWVRAMTGHIDLTRELKFKDGDGPRFIFHAQTTDRLLVFGANGRFYTIAASNLPGGRGMGEPLRLMVDLPNDVEIVDFLIHEPDAKLIVASAEGNGFVVPEAEVIAQTRSGKQVLNVKDTVAKICKRVAGDHVAVVSENAKFLVFPVEDLPEMNRGKGVRIQKYKKATGRQGMLELDGGLSDLTTFDWDSGLSWPMGGGKTRTEPDMSEWKAGRAGVGKRPPYGFPKNNRFG; encoded by the coding sequence ATGAGTGATAAGAGCGACACCGATCTGGGCCCCAATGATGTAACCGAACCGCTGCGCGTGGCCATCGGCGACCGCTATCTGACCTATGCGCTGTCGACCATCATGCACCGGGCGCTGCCGGATGCGCGCGACGGGCTCAAGCCGGTACATCGGCGCATCCTTTATGCAATGTCGCGCCTGCGCCTGTCGCCCACGGGCGGTTTTCTGAAATCGGCCAAGATCAGCGGCGATACGATGGGTGATTTCCACCCGCATGGGGATGCGGCGATCTACGATGCCATGGCCCGTCTCGCCCAGGATTTCAACGTGCGCTATCCGCTTGTCGACGGGCAGGGGAACTTTGGCAACATCGACGGCGATAACCCCGCCGCCAGCCGCTATACAGAGGCGCGAATGACCTCCGCCGCCGAGGCGCTGCTGGAAGGGCTCAACGAAAACGCCGTTGATTTTCGCGACAATTATGATGGGCGGCTCGAAGAACCCAGCGTTCTGCCCGCCACCTTCCCGAACCTTCTGGCCAATGGGTCCAGCGGCATCGCCGTGGGCATGGCCACGAACATTCCGCCGCATAACTTGCATGAGCTGATTGAAGCGTGTTTGCATCTGATCAAAACGCCGGATGCGCGGGATGATACACTGCTGAACTACATCCCCGGGCCAGATTTCCCCACCGGCGGGGTCATCGTCGAACCGCGCGACAATATCGCCGAGGCCTACCGCACCGGGCGCGGCGCGTTCCGCCTGCGGGCCAAATGGGAGGTTGAGGATCTGGGCCGCGGCCAGTGGCAGATCGTCGTGACCGAGATCCCCTATCAGGTGCAGAAATCAAAACTGATCGAAAAGCTGGCCGAGGTGATCCAAACCAAAAAGGTACCTCTGCTAGCCGATGTGCGCGATGAGAGCGCGGATGATATCCGCGTCATCCTGGAGCCGCGCGCCAAAACAGTCGATCCAGGGGTCATGATGGGCATGCTGTTCAAAAACAGCGATCTGGAAACGCGGTTCAGCCTGAATATGAACGTGCTGATCGACGGGGTCACGCCAAAGGTCTGTAGCCTCAAGGAAGTGCTGCGCGCGTTCTTGGATCATCGCCGCGATGTGTTGATCCGTCGCAGCCAGTACCGGCTGGAAAAGATCGATCATCGGCTGGAAGTATTGGAAGGCTTCATCATCGCATTCCTCAACCTCGACCGGGTGATCGACATCATCCGCTATGACGAGGACCCGAAGGCGGCGTTGATGATCGAAGACTGGGCAATCGGCCATACCCGCGCGACATCCGAGGCGGATTATCGCAGCCCTTTGGGCGACGATCCTGAAGTCTCGCTGACCGAGGTGCAGGCCGAGGCGATCCTGAACATGCGCCTGCGGTCCTTGCGCAAGCTTGAAGAGCTGGAACTGATCGCCGAACGTGACGCCTTGATGGAAGAACGCGCCGAGATTGAGGACCTGCTGGACAGCTCCGACCTGCAATGGGCGCGTATTGCCGAACAGCTGCGCGAGACCCGCAAAATCTTTGGCCGCGAAGCCCCCGGCGGCGTCCGGCGCACCGAATTTGCCGAAGCGACCGAGGTGATCGACGTCCCGCTCGAGGCGATGATCGAGCGCGAGCCGATCACTGTCGTCTGTTCCAAAATGGGCTGGGTCCGGGCCATGACCGGCCATATCGATCTGACACGCGAGCTGAAGTTCAAAGACGGGGACGGGCCGCGCTTTATCTTCCATGCGCAGACCACCGATAGGCTGCTGGTCTTTGGGGCGAATGGACGGTTCTACACGATTGCGGCCTCAAACCTGCCCGGCGGGCGCGGCATGGGCGAGCCGCTGCGCCTGATGGTGGACCTGCCTAATGATGTTGAGATCGTCGATTTCCTGATCCATGAGCCGGATGCGAAACTGATTGTGGCCTCGGCCGAGGGTAACGGCTTTGTCGTACCCGAGGCCGAGGTTATCGCCCAGACCCGCAGCGGCAAGCAGGTGCTGAACGTCAAAGATACAGTGGCCAAGATCTGCAAACGCGTGGCGGGCGATCACGTGGCCGTTGTGTCTGAGAACGCCAAATTCCTTGTCTTCCCGGTCGAGGACCTGCCCGAGATGAACCGGGGCAAAGGCGTGCGTATCCAGAAATACAAAAAGGCGACCGGGCGGCAGGGCATGTTGGAACTTGATGGCGGGCTGTCGGATCTGACGACCTTTGATTGGGACTCAGGCCTGTCCTGGCCCATGGGCGGCGGCAAAACCCGGACCGAGCCGGACATGTCCGAATGGAAAGCCGGGCGCGCCGGGGTCGGCAAACGGCCGCCTTATGGATTCCCCAAAAATAACCGTTTTGGCTAG
- a CDS encoding SH3 domain-containing protein codes for MLKLIIASSLILFWAFYEMSGGADFEPRERVAQTQAPFADTAPEAPPNAAAAIVETTVLAPDPSVAAEPIRVSSYVFVDEPVIISSRSVETEEAPAAPAPELRVVAGDRVNMRAGPGTQHPVLATLPRGTQAAFIEANDDGWVKIQLTADDQIGWMAARLLSDG; via the coding sequence ATGCTAAAACTGATCATCGCCAGTTCACTTATCCTGTTCTGGGCCTTTTATGAAATGTCCGGTGGGGCAGATTTTGAACCCCGTGAACGGGTTGCCCAAACGCAAGCCCCCTTCGCAGATACAGCGCCCGAAGCGCCGCCGAATGCCGCCGCAGCGATTGTCGAGACGACGGTATTGGCGCCTGACCCCTCTGTGGCGGCGGAGCCGATCCGCGTGTCCTCTTACGTGTTTGTCGATGAGCCGGTGATTATCTCATCCCGCTCGGTCGAAACTGAGGAGGCACCGGCCGCACCCGCGCCTGAGCTACGCGTCGTTGCCGGTGACCGTGTAAACATGCGTGCAGGTCCTGGCACGCAGCACCCGGTTTTGGCCACATTGCCCCGCGGCACCCAAGCTGCGTTTATTGAGGCCAATGATGATGGCTGGGTTAAAATTCAGCTGACCGCTGATGATCAGATCGGCTGGATGGCTGCGCGGCTTTTGTCAGACGGCTAG